CGACGTCGAGGCCGGTGAGGTCGTCGCGATCGTCGGCGACAACGGCGCGGGCAAGTCCACGCTGGTCAAGATCCTTTCGGGCGTCCACGCCGCGGACTCCGGGACGATCACCTTCGAGGGGGAGCAGGCGCACATCTCCGTGCCCGCCGACGCCCACCGGCTCGGCATCGCCACGGTCTTCCAGGACCTGGCGCTGTGCGAGAACCTCAACGTGATCGAGAACCTCTTCCTCGGCCAGGAGCTGCGCGCGCTGCGCCTGGACGACGTGGCGATGGAGGTCCGCTCGTGGGAGTTGCTGCGCCAGCTCTCGGCGAAGATCCCCTCGGTCCGCACCCCCGTCGCCTCGCTCTCGGGCGGCCAGCGGCAGACCGTGGCGATCGCCAGGTCACTGCTGGCCGACCCCAAGGTGGTCATCCTCGACGAGCCGACGGCCGCGCTGGGCGTCGCGCAGACGGCCGAGGTGCTCAACCTGATCGAACGGCTGCGCGACCGGGGCCTCGGCGTGATCATGATCAGCCACAACATGGCCGACGTGAAGGCCGTCGCCGACAAGGTGGCGGTGCTGCGGCTCGGCCGTAACAACGGGACCTTCGCCGTCGGCGAGGTGTCCCAGGAGGACATCATCGCGGCGATCACCGGTGCCACCGACAACGTGGTGACCC
This window of the Nonomuraea africana genome carries:
- a CDS encoding ATP-binding cassette domain-containing protein: MPILSLSGITKTFGAVAALTGIDLDVEAGEVVAIVGDNGAGKSTLVKILSGVHAADSGTITFEGEQAHISVPADAHRLGIATVFQDLALCENLNVIENLFLGQELRALRLDDVAMEVRSWELLRQLSAKIPSVRTPVASLSGGQRQTVAIARSLLADPKVVILDEPTAALGVAQTAEVLNLIERLRDRGLGVIMISHNMADVKAVADKVAVLRLGRNNGTFAVGEVSQEDIIAAITGATDNVVTRRAQSQERLRQ